The genomic window CGGTGATGACGGCATCCGGGTAGCCCAGCTTGCGGCGCAGATCGATCACCGGCACCGTCTGGCCACGCACGTCGATCATGCCGAGAAGGGCACCGGGGGCGTGGGGCAAGCGCGCCACCGGCTGGAAGTCGAGAATCTCGCGCACATGGATCACATCGACGGCGAAGAGATCGTCGGCAATGCCCAGGGTGACGACGCTTTGCACCGTGCGAGCCACGCTTTTGACTTGGGGTCTTCTGCCCGGGGTGTTTCTCATGGGACCTCAGAACTGGTCGTACTCGGCGTCCTCATCCGATCGCTCCCGTGTCGGGGCCGAGAGCCCCTCCTCGGGACCGAGATTGAGGGCGAAGCCCTTGCCCTTGGGTTTGGGTCCGCTGGCAACCACGGTGCGCTCGGAGGTGTTGGCCGACATATGGCCGATGAGCGGTTTGTTGGCGCGATTGCGG from Magnetococcales bacterium includes these protein-coding regions:
- a CDS encoding chemotaxis protein CheW, whose protein sequence is MRNTPGRRPQVKSVARTVQSVVTLGIADDLFAVDVIHVREILDFQPVARLPHAPGALLGMIDVRGQTVPVIDLRRKLGYPDAVITERSRILVLEVTVGARPLVLGLLCDVVFEVAEFDLSTLEKPPETGFSWNAAYLRGVGRRHGRFVLLFDLERLFAGDEALPMTGAET